In Williamwhitmania sp., the genomic stretch CCCGAACCTCAATCACGGCTGCACGGGTGCTTAGCCAGCACTCCTGGCGAATTGCGCCTGAGTTGAAACCATTGGAAAGGATTGAAACAGCGCTTCAGCTTCGCGCTGGTGAAGGAGCCATTCTGTTGGGCGACAATGTGCTGGGGTTAGAAGCAAGCTTGGGCTGTAAGATCGACATGGCCCATGAGTGGCGAAAATTTACTGGGCTACCATTTGTTCTGGCGGCCTGGGTTTCGAACCGAAAGCTTCCCAGCGATTTTATGGCGCTATTCAACGATGCACTTAAGTATGGCGTTAACCACCTCGACGAGGCTGTACTCATTGGCAACCCTAAGGGAATTCTTACACCACAGGATACACGACGTTACCTCACCGAAAATATAAGCTACATTTTCGACAACGAGAAAATGGAGTCGATGAAGCTATTTCAAAAGTTGCATGCTCAAATGGAGACCGTGCCCAACTAAACTTCAATATTTCCTTTTCTTTAATTAGCCAAATTGATTAACGTCCAAATTTCGAAGCCTGTATGATTGCCATATACTACAAAGCACTTAAAAAGATAATCCTTGAGGCGGATGTAAAGGTTTTCGATGAGATAGACCCAGAGGAGATTCTTTGGATCGACCTAATCAATCCAAGCCTTAAGGAAAAGAAGGCGCTGGAATCGTTTTTGGGAACTAACCTCACCTCCCGACAAAAGGCTGAAGAAATTGAGAGCTCATCGCGCTACTCCGAAACGGAGAACTTGGTGATTGCCAAC encodes the following:
- a CDS encoding menaquinone biosynthesis protein, yielding MAKVRVAAVSYINTIPFLFGLQHHSVKESIELIVDSPSNCAKMLNSGEVDLALIPVVLIPDIIGGEVASRYCIAALQEIRSFVLAMNGSLSNLSTLYLDMNSRTSITAARVLSQHSWRIAPELKPLERIETALQLRAGEGAILLGDNVLGLEASLGCKIDMAHEWRKFTGLPFVLAAWVSNRKLPSDFMALFNDALKYGVNHLDEAVLIGNPKGILTPQDTRRYLTENISYIFDNEKMESMKLFQKLHAQMETVPN